A region of the Brachyspira sp. SAP_772 genome:
TTAAACGAAGTTCATGCACAGCAAACTATGTTCAAGCATAGAATAGCTCATGGAATGCTTACTGCAGGACTTATATCGGCAGTATTAGGAACAAAACTTCCAKGAGAAGGAACTATCTATATGGGACAAGAATTAAAATTCTTAGCTCCAGTATATTTCGGAGATACAATTACAGCTACTGCTGAAATTATAGARCTTATCCCTGAAAAAAACAGAGTAATACTTTCAACTACTTGTACTAATCAAGATGGAAAAGTAGTTTTAAGCGGAAAAGCAACTGTAATGAAACAATGAAAAAATTAATTATATATT
Encoded here:
- a CDS encoding MaoC family dehydratase translates to MKFEELKVGMKAEISKTITETDVILYAGITLDTNPAHLNEVHAQQTMFKHRIAHGMLTAGLISAVLGTKLPXEGTIYMGQELKFLAPVYFGDTITATAEIIELIPEKNRVILSTTCTNQDGKVVLSGKATVMKQ